The genomic DNA GGCGGCGCTCGCCCGGGAGGCGGAGCTGGAGGGCGAGGTGCGCCGCCTCGCGCCCCGGCTCCAGCGGGCCCAGCAGACCTGGTACGAACTGTCGCAGCTCGCCGAGCGGGTACGGGGCACGATCTCGCTGGCCGACGCCCGGGTGAAGAGCGCCACCGCGGCGCCCGCCGAGGAGCGGCGCGGCCGGGACCCGGAGGACATGGAGCGCGAGGCCGCCCGGATCCGTGAGCAGGAGGCGGAGCTGACGGCCGCGTTGGAGGCCGCCGAGCACGCCCTGGAGGACACCGTCGCCCACCGGTCCGACCTGGAACGGGAGTTGGCGGCCGAGGAACGCAGGCTCAAGGACGCGGCACGGGCCATCGCGGACCGGCGCGAGGGGCTCGCCCGGCTGAACGGCCAGGTCAACGCGGCCCGCGGCCGGGCGGGTTCGGCCCAGGCGGAGATCGACCGGCTGGCCGCGTCGCGGGACGAGGCGCAGGAGCGCGCGGTCGCGGCCCAGGAGGAGTACGAGCAGCTCAGGGCCGAGGTCGACGGTCTGGACGCGGACGACGCGGAGCTGGCCGGGCGGCACGAGGACGCCAAGCGCGCGCTCGCCGGGGCGGAGTCGGCCCATGGCGCGGCCCGGGAGGCCGCGACGGCCGCCGAGCGCAGACGCGCCGCGGTCGCGGCCCGGCACGAGGCGCTGGCCCTGGGCCTGCGCCGCAAGGACGGCACCGGCGCGCTGCTCGGCGCCCGCGACCGGCTGCACCGCCTGCTCGGTCCGGCCGCGGAACTGCTCACGGTGGTACCGGGGTACGAGGTCGCGGTGGCCGCCGCCCTGGGCGCCGCGGCGGACGCGGTGGCGGTGACGGACCCGGCCACCGCGGCGGACGCGATCCGGCTGCTGCGCAAGCAGGACGCGGGGCGCGCGGCGCTGCTGCTGGGCGGCGGCGCTCCGCGGCCGGGCACTCCGGAGGACGCGCGGGCGGGGGGCGAACCGCCGGCCGGTGCCCCGGGGACCGGAGGGGCCCCCGCCGTGGCCGGGCTGGTGCGGGGGCCCGTCGAGCTGATGGGCGCCGTACACCGGCTGGTGCGGGACATGGTCGTCGTCAGCACCCTGGAGGACGCCGAGGATCTTGTCGCCGCGCACCCGGAGCTGACCGCGGTGACCGCGGAGGGCGATGTGCTGGCGGCCCACTTCGCGCACGGCGGTTCCGCCGGGGCGCCGAGCCTCCTGGAAGTGCAGGCGTCCGTCGACGAGGCGGCCGCCTCCCTGGCGGAGCTGGCCGTACGGTGCGAGGAACTGGCCGGGGCCCAGCAGCTCGCGGGGGAGCGGCGCCGGGCCGGTGCCCTGCTGGTGGAGGAGCTGGGGGAGCGGCGGCGTGCCGCCGAGCGGGAGAAGTCGGGGGTGGCCCAGCAGCTGGGGCGGCTCGCCGGACAGGCGCGGGGCGCGGCGGGCGAGGCGGAGCGGATGACCGCCTCCGCGGCGCGTGCCCAGGAGGCCCTGGAGCGGGCGACGGAGGAGGCGCGGGAGCTGGCCGAGCGGCTGCTCGTGGCCGAGGAGATGCCCGTGGAGGAGGAGCCCGACACCTCCGTACGGGACCGGCTCGCCGCCGACGGTGCCAACGCCCGCCAGACCGAGATGGAGGCCCGTCTCCAGGCCCGTACCCACGAGGAGCGGGTGAAGTCCCTCGCCGGGCGCGCCGACTCCCTGGACCGTGCCGCCCGCGCCGAACGTGAGGCCCGCGCCCGCGCCGAGCGGCACCGGGCCAGGCTGCGGCACGAGGCCGCGGTGGCCTCGGCCGTCGCCTCCGGGGCCCGCCAGCTGCTCGCGCACGTGGAGGTGTCCGTCGTACGGGCGCAGGACGAGCGGACCGCGGCCGAGGCGGCGAAGGCCGGGCGGGAGCGGGAGCTGGCGGCCGGGCGCGACCGGGGCCGGGAGCTGAAGGGCGAGCTGGACAGGCTGACCGACTCGGTCCACCGCGGTGAGGTGCTGGGCGCCGAGAAGCGGCTGCGGATGGAACAGTTGGAGACGAAGGCGCTGGAGGAGCTCGGGGTGGAGCCCGCCGGGCTGGCCGCCGAGTACGGCCCCGACCGTCTCGTCCCCCCGTCCCCGGCGGCCCAGGGCGAGGAGCTGCCGGACGATCCGGAGCATCCGCGCAACCTGCCGAGGCCGTTCGTCAGGGCCGAGCAGGAGAAGCGGCTGAAGGCGGCCGAACGGGCGTACCAGCAACTCGGGAAGGTGAATCCGCTCGCCCTTGAGGAGTTCTCGGCGCTGGAGGAGCGGCACAAGTTCCTGTCCGAGCAGCTCGAAGACCTGAAGAAGACCCGGGCCGATCTGCTCCAGGTGATCAGGGAGGTCGACGAGCGGGTCGAGCAGGTGTTCACCGAGGCGTACCACGACACCGCCCGCGAGTTCGAGGGGGTGTTCTCCCGGCTGTTCCCCGGCGGTGAGGGCCGGCTGGTCCTGACCGATCCCGGCAATATGCTCACCACCGGCCTGGACGTCGAGGCCCGCCCGCCCGGCAAGAAGGTGAAGCGCCTCTCGCTGCTGTCGGGCGGCGAGCGGTCCCTGACGGCCGTGGCGCTGCTGGTCTCGATCTTCAAGGCCCGGCCCAGTCCGTTCTATGTGATGGACGAGGTCGAGGCGGCGCTGGACGACACCAATCTCCAGCGGCTGATCCGGATCATGGAGGAGCTCCAGGAGAGTTCCCAGCTGATCGTGATCACGCACCAGAAACGGACGATGGAGGTGGCCGACGCGCTGTACGGGGTCTCCATGCAGGGTGACGGAGTGTCGAAGGTCATCAGTCAGCGGCTGCGCTGAACCTTCACTCGAACGTCACAGCTTCGACGCGGTATTTCCGTAATCCCGGGTAGACGTCGGTCCATTGGCGGAGACCGCCGAAAAGGGTTTGGCTTCGGCGGATGAATCAGCAATTCCCGAGAAGGCGAATTCCCCTTCAAGTGGTGGCGGGCCCGATCCTGTGCGCCACTTGGACCGACCGGCACATAGGAGTGGGAGAAGGAGCGGGGCTGGGCACGTGCAGCTGCGAGGCGGAGGACCGAGGCGGATGGGGGCCTCCCCTGCTCAAGCGCAGTCGAGAGCTCGGGGAAGGAACCACGGTGCGTGACGACAACGCCGCAGAGGTGCTTTCCGGGTCCCGCGATGCCGCACCCCACACACCGGTCGGTCTCAAGCGTTCACCCCCCACGCCCGACGACGCGGCCGGGCACCAGGAGTTCATGTGAGCAGCGCATCGCAGGGGCCGGCGCCCGGAGCCCGAGAGGCCCATCCGGACCACCTCGGCCACGTCATCTTCATCACCGCCGCCGCGGCGATGGGCGGCTTTCTCTTCGGCTACGACAGCTCCGTCATCAACGGCGCCGTCGAAGCCATCCGCGACCGGTACGACATCGGCTCCGGCACCCTCGCCCAGGTCATCGCCATCGCCCTGATCGGCTGCGCGATCGGAGCCGCCACCGCGGGACGTATCGCCGACCGCATCGGCCGTATCCGCTGCATGCAGATCTCCTCCGTGCTCTTCACCGTCAGCGCCGTCGGCTCGGCGCTGCCGTTCGCGCTGTGGGACCTGGCGATGTGGCGCATCATCGGCGGCTTCGCCATCGGCATGGCCTCCGTGATCGGCCCGGCGTACATCGCCGAGGTCTCGCCGCCCGCCTACCGCGGCCGGCTCGGCTCCTTCCAGCAGGCCGCCATCGTCATCGGCATCGCCATCTCCCAGCTGGTCAACTACGGCATCCTCCAGATCGCCGACGGAGACCAGCGCGGCAAGATCGGCGGCCTGGAGGCCTGGCAGTGGATGCTCGGCGTGATGGTCCTCCCCGCGCTCCTGTACGGGCTGCTGTCGTTCGCGATCCCCGAGTCGCCGCGCTTCCTGATCTCGGTCGGCAAGAAGCAGCGGGCCCGGGAGATCCTCGCCGAGGTCGAGGGCGAGCACATCGACCTCGACCGCCGGGTGGCGGAGATCGAGACCGCCATGCGCCGGGAGCACAAGTCCACCTTCAAGGACCTGCTCGGCAGCCGTCTGGGCTTCCTGCCCATCGTCTGGGTCGGTATCGGGCTGTCCGTCTTCCAGCAGCTCGTCGGCATCAACGTGGCGTTCTACTACTCGGCGACGCTGTGGCAGTCCGTCGGCATCGACCCGACCGACTCGTTCTTCTACTCGTTCACCACCTCGATCATCAACATCATCGGCACGGTGATCGCGATGGTGCTGGTGGACCGGGTGGGCCGCAGGCCGCTCGCGCTGGTCGGCTCGACCGGGATGGCGATCGCGCTGGCCTTCGAGGCCTGGGCGTTCTCCGCCGAGCTCGTCGACGGCAAGCTGCCCAGCACCGAGGGCGCC from Streptomyces sp. NBC_00654 includes the following:
- the smc gene encoding chromosome segregation protein SMC → MHLKALTLRGFKSFASATTLRFEPGITCVVGPNGSGKSNVVDALSWVMGEQGAKSLRGGKMEDVIFAGTTGRPPLGRAEVSLTIDNSDGALPIEYAEVTITRIMFRNGGSEYQINGDTCRLLDIQELLSDSGIGREMHVIVGQGQLDSVLHADPMGRRAFIEEAAGVLKHRKRKEKALRKLDAMGANLARVQDLTDELRRQLKPLGRQAAVARRAAVIQADLRDARLRLLADDLVTLRGALRDEIADEAELKKRKDAAEAELKAALAREAELEGEVRRLAPRLQRAQQTWYELSQLAERVRGTISLADARVKSATAAPAEERRGRDPEDMEREAARIREQEAELTAALEAAEHALEDTVAHRSDLERELAAEERRLKDAARAIADRREGLARLNGQVNAARGRAGSAQAEIDRLAASRDEAQERAVAAQEEYEQLRAEVDGLDADDAELAGRHEDAKRALAGAESAHGAAREAATAAERRRAAVAARHEALALGLRRKDGTGALLGARDRLHRLLGPAAELLTVVPGYEVAVAAALGAAADAVAVTDPATAADAIRLLRKQDAGRAALLLGGGAPRPGTPEDARAGGEPPAGAPGTGGAPAVAGLVRGPVELMGAVHRLVRDMVVVSTLEDAEDLVAAHPELTAVTAEGDVLAAHFAHGGSAGAPSLLEVQASVDEAAASLAELAVRCEELAGAQQLAGERRRAGALLVEELGERRRAAEREKSGVAQQLGRLAGQARGAAGEAERMTASAARAQEALERATEEARELAERLLVAEEMPVEEEPDTSVRDRLAADGANARQTEMEARLQARTHEERVKSLAGRADSLDRAARAEREARARAERHRARLRHEAAVASAVASGARQLLAHVEVSVVRAQDERTAAEAAKAGRERELAAGRDRGRELKGELDRLTDSVHRGEVLGAEKRLRMEQLETKALEELGVEPAGLAAEYGPDRLVPPSPAAQGEELPDDPEHPRNLPRPFVRAEQEKRLKAAERAYQQLGKVNPLALEEFSALEERHKFLSEQLEDLKKTRADLLQVIREVDERVEQVFTEAYHDTAREFEGVFSRLFPGGEGRLVLTDPGNMLTTGLDVEARPPGKKVKRLSLLSGGERSLTAVALLVSIFKARPSPFYVMDEVEAALDDTNLQRLIRIMEELQESSQLIVITHQKRTMEVADALYGVSMQGDGVSKVISQRLR
- a CDS encoding sugar porter family MFS transporter, which encodes MSSASQGPAPGAREAHPDHLGHVIFITAAAAMGGFLFGYDSSVINGAVEAIRDRYDIGSGTLAQVIAIALIGCAIGAATAGRIADRIGRIRCMQISSVLFTVSAVGSALPFALWDLAMWRIIGGFAIGMASVIGPAYIAEVSPPAYRGRLGSFQQAAIVIGIAISQLVNYGILQIADGDQRGKIGGLEAWQWMLGVMVLPALLYGLLSFAIPESPRFLISVGKKQRAREILAEVEGEHIDLDRRVAEIETAMRREHKSTFKDLLGSRLGFLPIVWVGIGLSVFQQLVGINVAFYYSATLWQSVGIDPTDSFFYSFTTSIINIIGTVIAMVLVDRVGRRPLALVGSTGMAIALAFEAWAFSAELVDGKLPSTEGAVALVAAHVFVLFFALSWGVVVWVFLGEMFPNRIRAAALGVAASAQWIANWAITASFPSLADWNLSGTYVIYACFATLSIPFVLRFVKETKGKTLEEMG